Proteins encoded within one genomic window of Halocatena marina:
- a CDS encoding PH domain-containing protein, with protein MPGNVDVPSWVTLTADEQLIWSDHPSLRSAWGTVVTGLIVIGLGLGGIILSSDVLRIISIAPVGIGFVMIAITYFRHQSIQYVLTSEEVYKKTGILSRNVINIRLDRIQNTSYSQSLPERFLSYGSIRVDTAGTGGTDLTLVNVPNPEHVNGLITEQLDSVGAQPEEQAQNA; from the coding sequence ATGCCGGGAAACGTAGATGTGCCTTCGTGGGTCACCTTGACTGCTGACGAGCAACTCATTTGGAGCGATCATCCGAGTCTGCGGTCAGCTTGGGGGACAGTCGTCACTGGACTCATCGTCATCGGACTCGGTCTTGGAGGGATCATACTATCCAGTGATGTGCTACGAATCATCTCGATCGCTCCCGTGGGGATCGGTTTTGTGATGATCGCAATAACGTACTTTCGTCACCAGAGCATTCAGTATGTGCTTACAAGCGAGGAGGTGTACAAAAAGACGGGGATCCTCTCGCGGAATGTGATCAACATCCGACTCGATCGAATCCAGAACACTTCCTATTCTCAATCACTTCCCGAGCGCTTCCTATCGTACGGCAGCATTCGGGTCGATACGGCCGGAACTGGCGGGACCGATCTCACACTCGTCAACGTGCCGAATCCTGAGCACGTGAACGGGCTTATCACGGAACAACTCGATTCGGTTGGCGCACAACCAGAGGAGCAGGCACAAAACGCGTAG
- the mutL gene encoding DNA mismatch repair endonuclease MutL, with the protein MTASDGAMTVRTLDTETIERIAAGEVVTRPASAVAELIENALDAGATRIEITAENGGLDRIRVEDDGHGMNEADATLAVQHHTTSKIEDATDVEHVETLGFRGEALPSIAAVARLELTTKTADTIAGTRVTVEDGETSVETAGRGVGTTVEASDLFSSLPVRRESLGSPSQEFARMSQLVSHYALTRPTVRFRLTHNDRTVVSTPGTGRTDAVLAVYDRSTAGQSTEFEFAFEAESEATVHVRGLLVYPAVTRSKPTHVYTAVNGRPVGNTMMRNAALAGYGSLLPSDRYPIAIVSVSLAPEAVDVNVHPAKETVRFVDDEWVATAVERGVSDALSGTDLSRQAEFDFDAPITEKSSTSAFDDVSVIGQFRGLYLLCDAGDELLVVDQHAAHERVNYERLQELAADEISSVSLDPSPTLSLTAAEAATIEAHRDAIESLGFQLEAFGTNTYRATAMPAPLGRVADSEAVHDVLDTFLADDTPSPTDPRDALLADLACHPSFRAGDELSRSEATALVEQLGACEQSFSCPHGRPTVLSIGESMLARSFDRQNTRFG; encoded by the coding sequence ATGACCGCGAGCGACGGAGCGATGACCGTTAGAACGCTCGATACCGAAACAATCGAACGCATTGCCGCGGGCGAAGTCGTTACTCGTCCGGCGAGTGCTGTGGCCGAACTCATCGAGAATGCGCTCGATGCGGGTGCAACTCGGATCGAGATCACTGCAGAGAACGGTGGACTCGACCGAATCCGTGTCGAGGACGACGGACACGGTATGAACGAAGCAGACGCTACGCTCGCCGTCCAGCACCACACGACGAGCAAGATCGAGGACGCAACGGATGTCGAACACGTCGAAACGCTCGGGTTTCGCGGTGAAGCCCTCCCGAGCATCGCAGCGGTTGCTCGCCTCGAACTGACGACGAAAACAGCTGATACGATCGCTGGAACACGTGTTACTGTCGAAGATGGTGAAACGTCGGTCGAGACTGCTGGCCGCGGTGTCGGAACGACCGTCGAGGCGAGCGATCTTTTTTCGAGTCTTCCAGTGCGACGAGAGTCGCTCGGATCGCCATCACAGGAGTTCGCGCGAATGAGCCAGCTGGTCTCACACTATGCCCTTACGCGGCCAACGGTGCGCTTTCGCCTCACGCACAACGACCGCACCGTCGTCTCAACACCCGGAACCGGGCGTACTGATGCCGTTCTCGCAGTCTACGACCGATCGACCGCCGGACAGAGCACCGAATTCGAGTTCGCGTTCGAAGCTGAGAGCGAGGCGACAGTCCACGTTCGGGGATTGCTCGTCTACCCCGCTGTGACGCGATCGAAGCCAACACACGTCTACACAGCTGTCAATGGTCGTCCGGTTGGGAACACGATGATGCGGAACGCAGCACTCGCGGGCTACGGAAGCCTCCTTCCCTCGGATCGGTATCCGATCGCCATCGTTTCGGTTTCACTCGCTCCCGAGGCCGTGGACGTGAACGTCCACCCTGCCAAGGAGACGGTTCGATTCGTTGACGACGAGTGGGTGGCGACAGCTGTCGAGCGAGGCGTCTCTGATGCGCTCTCTGGGACCGACCTCTCCCGACAGGCTGAGTTCGACTTCGATGCTCCGATCACAGAAAAAAGCAGCACGTCAGCGTTCGATGACGTATCCGTCATCGGGCAGTTTCGGGGACTGTACCTGCTCTGTGACGCTGGTGACGAGTTGCTCGTTGTCGATCAGCACGCAGCTCACGAACGTGTTAACTACGAGCGTCTTCAGGAACTCGCGGCCGATGAGATCAGTTCGGTTTCACTCGATCCGTCGCCGACGCTCTCGCTCACAGCAGCCGAAGCGGCAACGATCGAGGCACACCGCGATGCCATCGAGTCATTGGGATTCCAACTCGAAGCATTCGGAACCAATACGTACAGAGCGACAGCGATGCCGGCGCCACTCGGCCGTGTGGCCGACAGCGAAGCGGTCCACGACGTGCTCGATACGTTTCTCGCAGACGATACCCCATCCCCAACCGACCCGCGCGATGCGCTGCTCGCTGATCTCGCGTGCCATCCGTCGTTTCGAGCCGGTGATGAACTTTCGCGCTCTGAAGCGACCGCTCTCGTCGAACAGTTGGGTGCCTGTGAACAGTCGTTCTCCTGCCCGCACGGGCGTCCAACAGTACTCTCAATCGGAGAGTCGATGCTCGCGCGGAGTTTCGACCGACAGAATACACGCTTTGGATAA
- a CDS encoding anthranilate phosphoribosyltransferase, whose protein sequence is MVETAQTFGEWPLKRLMTEVVGSGHKSADDMTREQAMEAFQRILAGAPDPTTLGAFWLANRWKRNTPEELAAYIDVMAEESVEFASPDCDPVDCGANYDGKSRSALLGVGAGVVAAAAGTPVVAHSGDHVPTQKSWAYKHVLDELGVRTDLAPEESAAMTDEIGFGFYYQPNVNPAVHDLFDRRDQMGVRTFVNTIETLANPADATVHLGSFYHLPYAKRIIDTFAESERYDIRRVVMFQGMEGYDDVRPGSTKVAVSTDGDLDDFEIETAEYGMDMTSDDLAVEDVPTASAQITREVLTGDREDSFADAIALNAALRIYAREDAATIEDGLALARDAIDDGRAAETLEALEAF, encoded by the coding sequence ATGGTCGAGACAGCACAGACATTCGGTGAGTGGCCGCTGAAGCGACTCATGACCGAGGTCGTCGGATCGGGACACAAGTCCGCGGACGATATGACCCGTGAACAGGCAATGGAGGCGTTCCAACGCATCCTTGCGGGTGCCCCAGACCCAACGACACTCGGGGCGTTCTGGCTAGCGAACCGGTGGAAGCGCAACACACCGGAAGAACTCGCCGCGTATATCGACGTGATGGCGGAGGAATCGGTTGAGTTCGCTTCCCCCGACTGTGATCCCGTCGATTGTGGCGCGAACTACGACGGAAAGAGTCGATCTGCGCTTCTCGGTGTCGGTGCCGGTGTTGTTGCCGCTGCCGCAGGGACGCCCGTTGTCGCTCACAGCGGCGATCACGTTCCAACACAAAAGTCGTGGGCGTACAAACACGTGCTCGATGAACTCGGCGTTCGGACTGATCTCGCTCCAGAGGAGAGCGCAGCTATGACCGACGAGATTGGATTCGGGTTCTACTACCAACCGAACGTCAACCCGGCTGTCCACGATCTCTTCGACCGTCGTGATCAGATGGGCGTCCGGACGTTCGTTAACACGATCGAGACGCTCGCGAACCCCGCAGACGCAACCGTTCACCTCGGGAGCTTCTATCACCTCCCCTACGCCAAGCGCATCATCGATACGTTCGCGGAGAGCGAACGTTATGACATCCGACGAGTCGTCATGTTCCAAGGAATGGAGGGCTACGACGACGTCCGACCCGGATCGACGAAGGTGGCCGTTTCGACCGACGGCGACCTCGATGACTTCGAGATCGAAACCGCAGAGTACGGGATGGACATGACGAGCGATGATCTCGCTGTCGAGGACGTTCCCACAGCCTCGGCACAGATCACCCGAGAGGTTCTGACTGGTGACCGTGAGGACAGCTTTGCTGATGCGATCGCGCTCAATGCTGCACTCCGCATCTACGCCCGCGAAGACGCAGCAACGATTGAGGACGGGTTAGCACTGGCGCGTGATGCTATCGACGACGGACGCGCAGCCGAGACGCTCGAAGCACTCGAAGCATTCTGA
- a CDS encoding DUF3995 domain-containing protein gives MPSSREAAFDRRTWSPVWAGYAACAWMLVFAAMSFYWALGGTAGLQTVSLGQERAGESWFTLVLWLTGLLKVIGGLLALALVRPWGQRVPRMLLLTAAWGVSALLLLHGVDFVIQGALTKTGVISVPTLTAWTAVHWQTFVWGPWFVLGGIAFCVASWNYQRRASTWRAETT, from the coding sequence ATGCCTTCGTCACGGGAAGCAGCATTCGATAGACGGACATGGTCGCCAGTGTGGGCGGGCTATGCGGCCTGTGCGTGGATGCTCGTGTTCGCCGCGATGAGCTTCTACTGGGCACTCGGCGGAACCGCCGGTCTTCAGACAGTCTCACTCGGGCAGGAGCGTGCAGGCGAGTCGTGGTTTACGTTGGTTCTTTGGCTCACCGGTCTTCTGAAAGTCATCGGCGGTCTGCTCGCGCTCGCGCTTGTTCGGCCGTGGGGGCAGCGAGTTCCTCGCATGCTGTTGCTCACTGCCGCGTGGGGGGTGAGCGCCCTGTTGCTTCTCCACGGTGTCGATTTCGTGATTCAGGGCGCGCTGACGAAGACTGGCGTCATCAGCGTCCCTACACTCACGGCGTGGACAGCGGTTCATTGGCAGACGTTCGTGTGGGGACCGTGGTTTGTACTCGGTGGGATCGCCTTCTGTGTGGCGAGTTGGAACTATCAGCGTCGGGCGTCTACGTGGCGTGCTGAGACGACGTGA
- a CDS encoding peptidylprolyl isomerase: MSDNPNARIHTNHGDIEVELFEERVPRTVENFIGLATGSKEWTDPETDETKQNEPLYDDVLVHRVIDGFMIQGGDPTGTGRGGPGYQFDDEFHDDLSHDGPGTLSMANSGPNTNGSQFFITLDAQPHLDGRHSVFGEVVDGMDVVNEIGSVETAAQDRPVDDVLIESVTIHR; encoded by the coding sequence ATGAGCGACAATCCAAACGCGCGGATCCACACGAACCACGGTGATATCGAGGTCGAACTGTTCGAAGAGCGTGTACCGCGCACCGTCGAGAACTTCATTGGACTTGCCACTGGGAGCAAGGAGTGGACCGATCCCGAGACGGACGAAACAAAGCAGAACGAGCCGCTGTACGACGACGTTCTCGTTCATCGCGTCATTGATGGATTCATGATTCAGGGCGGGGACCCGACCGGCACCGGACGCGGTGGTCCCGGGTATCAGTTCGACGATGAGTTCCACGACGATCTGTCTCACGATGGTCCAGGAACACTGTCGATGGCCAACTCCGGTCCGAACACCAACGGATCGCAGTTTTTCATCACACTCGACGCACAGCCCCATCTTGATGGCCGGCATTCGGTGTTCGGTGAAGTCGTGGACGGAATGGATGTCGTCAACGAGATTGGATCGGTCGAAACGGCTGCACAGGACCGACCAGTGGACGACGTACTGATCGAATCTGTAACGATCCACCGATAA
- the mutS gene encoding DNA mismatch repair protein MutS, whose amino-acid sequence MQGTGPPAKMAANRDDLTPMMSQYFELCTEFDDSLVLFQVGDFYETFCEAAEISSRTLEITLTKREDSSGTYPMAGIPIDNAASYIETLLDAGYRVAIADQVQDPSEASGVVDRAVTRVVTPGTVLEDELLAAGTNNYLACLITADEKRAGKKGNTSGNATAVAFLDISTGEFRVTSGDSVVIQDELDRLAPSEVITADGSTVGAEFTVDGMQTSFRTEAFDPDVARERVASYVSNPEAVLESEIEIRACGALLAYAEYTQGVDAGGIDYIARITRYSPRESMRLDATALRSLEIFENRDGGDEHTLLGVLDQTSCALGRRTLTHWLRRPLVNQAEIERRHDAVEEFVSRSLVREEARDLLRDVYDIERLITRVSRGRANARDLRSLKETLDVVPELKAALASIECAPLTERREMLDELADIRGLIGRAIQAEPPIEVTEGGVIQEGYDDDLDALRATERDGREWVADLEAHERERTGIGSLNVGYNEVHGYYIEVTNPNLDRVPDDYTRRQTLKNSERFYTPDLKRREDEILGAAERADEREYQLFTEVRDEVAAAAERVQQVASVLADLDVLATLAHIAAERDYTRPTLGGTGIHIDAGRHPVVETTEEMFVPNDTDLTDERLAVITGPNMSGKSTYMRQAALIVLLAQIGSFVPADAATLPVVDRVFTRVGASDDIAGGRSTFMREMAELSEILHNATDRSLVLLDEVGRGTSTADGRAIAWAVTEFIHDEIGATTLFATHYHELTAIADSRSDILNLHFTVDRSNGEMTFLHTVVGGASSASYGVDVAQLAGVPVPVIERSRALLEDGLPSTTKPDEQTNGHSTADSDSSMTSASVAHSPPSSTHENGRGSDFLLDLEETIRDLSIADMTPLEALTTLNDIQQRIDDRERRSDDR is encoded by the coding sequence ATGCAGGGAACGGGGCCGCCAGCGAAGATGGCCGCGAATCGGGACGACCTCACCCCGATGATGAGTCAGTACTTCGAGCTCTGTACCGAGTTCGACGACTCACTCGTGTTGTTTCAAGTCGGAGATTTCTACGAGACGTTCTGTGAAGCTGCAGAGATCTCCTCGCGCACGCTCGAAATCACGCTCACCAAACGCGAGGATTCCTCAGGAACGTATCCGATGGCGGGGATTCCGATCGATAATGCGGCCTCGTACATCGAAACGCTGCTCGATGCTGGCTACCGGGTTGCTATCGCTGATCAGGTACAAGATCCATCAGAGGCATCCGGTGTGGTCGACCGGGCGGTTACACGCGTCGTGACACCGGGGACGGTGCTTGAAGATGAACTGCTCGCCGCCGGAACGAACAACTACCTCGCGTGTCTGATCACTGCGGACGAGAAAAGAGCGGGCAAAAAGGGTAATACGAGTGGAAACGCCACTGCCGTCGCATTTCTCGATATCTCGACTGGCGAGTTCCGCGTTACGAGCGGTGACAGCGTGGTCATACAGGACGAACTCGATCGGCTCGCACCATCAGAGGTGATCACTGCCGACGGATCGACAGTCGGAGCTGAGTTCACCGTCGATGGGATGCAGACGTCGTTCCGAACGGAGGCGTTCGATCCTGATGTGGCCCGTGAACGCGTTGCATCGTACGTCTCCAATCCCGAAGCGGTGCTCGAATCAGAGATCGAAATCCGCGCTTGTGGTGCCCTGCTCGCGTACGCAGAGTACACCCAAGGAGTCGATGCGGGTGGGATCGACTACATCGCCCGGATCACACGCTACTCTCCTCGGGAGTCGATGCGTCTCGATGCGACTGCGCTTCGATCGCTCGAGATTTTCGAGAACCGAGACGGCGGCGATGAGCACACGCTACTGGGCGTTCTCGATCAAACATCGTGTGCGCTCGGACGGCGGACGCTCACTCACTGGCTGCGCCGACCGCTCGTCAATCAGGCGGAGATCGAGCGACGACACGACGCTGTCGAGGAGTTCGTCTCACGGTCACTCGTTCGAGAGGAGGCGCGCGATCTCCTCCGTGATGTGTACGACATCGAGCGGCTCATCACTCGTGTTTCGCGTGGTCGGGCGAACGCCCGTGATCTCCGCTCGCTCAAAGAGACACTCGATGTCGTTCCCGAACTGAAAGCGGCGCTTGCGAGCATCGAGTGTGCCCCACTCACAGAACGACGCGAGATGCTAGACGAACTCGCCGACATCCGCGGACTCATCGGTCGGGCTATCCAGGCCGAGCCTCCCATCGAAGTGACCGAAGGAGGTGTCATTCAGGAGGGATACGACGACGATCTCGACGCGTTACGTGCGACCGAACGCGACGGACGCGAGTGGGTGGCCGATCTCGAAGCGCACGAGCGCGAACGTACCGGAATCGGTTCGCTGAACGTCGGCTACAACGAGGTCCACGGCTACTACATTGAGGTCACAAATCCCAATCTCGACCGGGTTCCCGACGACTACACGCGCAGGCAGACCCTAAAGAACTCAGAGCGCTTCTACACGCCAGATCTCAAACGACGCGAGGACGAAATCCTTGGGGCAGCCGAGCGTGCTGACGAACGAGAGTACCAGCTCTTCACCGAGGTTCGTGATGAGGTCGCTGCTGCAGCAGAGCGCGTCCAGCAGGTCGCGTCGGTGCTCGCAGATCTCGATGTGCTCGCAACGCTTGCACATATCGCTGCAGAGCGCGATTACACGCGACCGACACTGGGCGGGACAGGAATACACATTGACGCCGGTCGTCACCCTGTCGTCGAAACGACCGAGGAGATGTTCGTTCCCAACGACACCGATCTCACCGACGAGCGTCTCGCCGTCATTACCGGCCCGAACATGAGCGGAAAATCAACGTACATGCGTCAGGCCGCTCTCATCGTTCTTCTCGCACAGATCGGGAGCTTTGTCCCTGCCGACGCGGCCACCCTTCCAGTCGTTGACCGTGTCTTCACCCGCGTCGGTGCGAGCGATGACATCGCGGGGGGACGCTCGACGTTCATGCGCGAAATGGCAGAGCTATCCGAGATACTCCACAATGCGACCGATCGATCACTTGTCTTGCTCGACGAGGTCGGTCGGGGAACGAGCACAGCCGACGGGCGCGCCATCGCGTGGGCAGTCACGGAGTTCATCCACGACGAGATCGGTGCAACGACGCTGTTTGCAACCCACTATCACGAGCTGACGGCTATCGCAGACAGTCGATCGGACATACTGAACCTCCATTTCACCGTCGATCGGAGCAACGGAGAAATGACGTTTCTCCACACCGTCGTTGGAGGGGCGTCCTCGGCCTCCTACGGCGTCGACGTTGCACAACTCGCGGGCGTTCCTGTCCCGGTCATCGAGCGATCGCGTGCGCTGCTTGAGGACGGGCTCCCGAGCACAACAAAGCCAGACGAGCAGACGAACGGCCACTCAACGGCTGACAGCGATTCGTCGATGACTTCTGCGTCGGTCGCTCACTCTCCGCCGTCATCTACTCACGAGAATGGCCGCGGTAGTGATTTCTTGCTCGATCTCGAAGAGACTATTCGAGATCTCTCGATCGCAGATATGACACCACTCGAAGCCCTCACGACGCTCAACGACATCCAGCAACGGATTGATGACCGCGAGCGACGGAGCGATGACCGTTAG
- a CDS encoding ABC transporter ATP-binding protein: MSVIRTNRLKKRFGDLTAVHDVNLEVNEGEVFGFLGPNGAGKSTTINMLLDFIRPTSGEISILGHEPHSEPRLVREHIGILPEGYHLYDRLTARKHIQFAVELEDSSDDPDTVLKRVGLTDSENQTVGEFSKGMRQRLALGMALVGQPDLLILDEPSSGLDPNGARLMRQIVREETDRGTTVFFSSHILEQVEAVCDRVGIMNEGTLVAVDTVDELCAASGTTSTLVISVDEVPDTSNIRGIDDVTDVTINGTTLRIGCSNSKIKATVISEIERAGASVIDIDVERTALEDIFVEHTNKTGAREGKP, translated from the coding sequence ATGAGTGTAATAAGAACGAATCGGCTAAAGAAACGATTTGGAGATCTGACAGCGGTCCACGACGTGAACCTAGAGGTCAACGAAGGTGAAGTATTCGGCTTTCTCGGTCCGAATGGAGCAGGGAAGTCTACTACCATCAATATGCTCCTCGACTTTATTCGACCCACTTCAGGCGAGATATCGATTCTCGGGCATGAGCCTCACAGCGAGCCACGTCTTGTTCGTGAGCATATCGGCATCCTTCCGGAAGGCTATCATCTCTATGACCGGCTGACCGCCCGTAAACACATCCAATTCGCGGTAGAATTGGAAGATAGTAGCGACGACCCGGACACAGTTCTGAAGCGAGTCGGGCTCACCGACAGCGAGAATCAGACAGTCGGTGAGTTCTCGAAAGGAATGCGCCAGCGCCTTGCACTGGGAATGGCACTCGTTGGCCAGCCCGATCTGCTCATCCTCGATGAGCCGTCCAGTGGCCTTGATCCGAACGGTGCTCGGCTGATGCGCCAGATTGTCCGCGAGGAGACAGACCGTGGCACGACCGTATTCTTCTCCAGCCATATTTTGGAGCAGGTTGAGGCAGTCTGCGATCGCGTCGGTATCATGAACGAAGGTACTCTCGTCGCTGTCGATACAGTTGATGAACTGTGTGCAGCATCCGGGACGACATCTACTCTTGTTATCTCCGTTGACGAAGTACCTGATACGTCTAATATTAGGGGTATCGATGACGTTACTGATGTAACAATTAACGGCACAACGCTCCGTATCGGATGTTCGAATTCTAAGATTAAGGCAACGGTCATCTCGGAGATTGAGCGAGCAGGAGCGTCAGTGATCGATATCGATGTCGAACGAACCGCTCTGGAGGATATCTTCGTCGAGCATACGAACAAAACTGGTGCGAGAGAGGGCAAACCATGA
- a CDS encoding AsnC family transcriptional regulator, giving the protein MSVLEDDWRKTLDEVDAELIDGFQSGIPVERRPFRAVGAALGVTEAEALSRIERLRNQGIFRRFGAVLNPPVIGSSTLAAVKAPEEQFDEIAVAINDYQQVNHNYRRDHEWNMWFVVTAGTRKTRDRILGEIEQLTGSVLNLPMLTDYYINLEFPVVNSDRFARENHTETTVDATRISEAATADLSDLDRRLLLAIQDGLPLSLTPYQDVANAINADTETVTTAIDRLLDRGCIKRIGCVVNHVVTGFDNNCMVVWDIPETELDARGERVGEIPYVTLCYHRPRRPELGWSYTLFTMIHGRDADAVDETVDELAREHLPYPHERLYSTETLKQTGARYEDLVST; this is encoded by the coding sequence ATGAGCGTACTGGAGGATGATTGGCGAAAGACCCTCGACGAGGTCGACGCCGAACTCATCGATGGGTTCCAGAGCGGTATCCCAGTCGAGCGTCGACCGTTTCGTGCGGTCGGGGCTGCGCTCGGCGTGACCGAAGCCGAGGCGTTGTCTCGGATTGAACGCCTCCGTAATCAAGGCATTTTTCGTCGATTTGGTGCGGTGTTGAATCCTCCGGTTATCGGAAGTTCGACGCTCGCAGCGGTGAAAGCCCCCGAAGAACAGTTCGACGAAATTGCTGTGGCGATCAACGACTACCAGCAGGTGAACCACAACTACCGACGAGACCACGAGTGGAATATGTGGTTCGTTGTTACCGCAGGGACTCGCAAGACACGCGATCGTATCCTCGGAGAGATCGAACAGCTAACAGGCAGCGTGCTCAATCTCCCGATGCTGACCGATTACTACATTAATCTCGAATTTCCCGTTGTAAACTCAGATCGGTTCGCACGCGAGAACCACACGGAGACGACAGTAGACGCCACACGAATCAGTGAAGCGGCGACTGCAGATCTCTCAGATCTCGATCGGCGGCTCCTGCTCGCAATACAAGACGGACTCCCGCTTTCTTTGACACCGTATCAAGACGTCGCAAACGCGATCAATGCAGACACCGAGACAGTCACAACCGCCATCGATCGTCTGCTCGATAGGGGCTGTATCAAGCGCATTGGCTGTGTCGTCAATCACGTCGTCACCGGTTTCGATAACAACTGTATGGTCGTCTGGGATATACCTGAAACAGAACTCGATGCCCGCGGCGAACGCGTCGGGGAAATTCCGTACGTGACGCTGTGCTATCATCGGCCACGGCGACCAGAACTGGGTTGGTCATACACGCTCTTTACGATGATTCACGGGCGAGATGCCGATGCTGTCGATGAGACCGTTGACGAGCTTGCACGCGAACATCTCCCCTATCCACACGAGCGTCTCTACTCGACTGAAACGCTGAAACAAACCGGCGCGCGCTACGAAGATCTCGTCAGCACGTAA
- a CDS encoding ABC transporter permease: MTATPMLTIAKKEFEDAARSKLLWGLTLVLLVVTVPSFYGLTDSPILDNATDAIAFFPLVFQNFIAPLTIIAAYRAVVGERESGSLRVLFGHPIVRRDVIVGKLLGRVALVAAVLSIGLLALGAVVAIAYGTLPLVVFVVMVSYVLFYGTVWTAVTVGVSAAVTSRLQAIASLLGLFMILGPFGIWRSVALPLAALISTGSASTAGIDPLDPNTWSTWYLYAQRVNPMDNFVQNSEFVASLADSSIGYPGNLTVQLFGIFVLLFWAMVPLAMGYWRFERTDLV, encoded by the coding sequence ATGACAGCGACGCCGATGCTAACTATCGCGAAAAAAGAGTTCGAGGACGCTGCCCGCTCGAAGCTCCTCTGGGGTCTCACATTGGTGTTACTCGTTGTGACCGTTCCGAGTTTCTACGGCTTGACGGATAGCCCGATCCTCGACAACGCTACCGACGCCATTGCGTTCTTTCCGCTTGTCTTCCAGAATTTCATCGCACCGCTGACCATAATCGCTGCATATCGAGCAGTTGTCGGGGAGCGCGAGTCGGGAAGTCTTCGAGTGTTGTTCGGTCATCCGATCGTCCGGCGAGATGTCATCGTCGGCAAACTACTCGGACGAGTGGCGCTCGTTGCGGCCGTGCTCTCTATCGGGTTGCTTGCACTCGGTGCTGTCGTTGCCATCGCTTACGGGACGCTCCCCCTCGTCGTGTTCGTCGTGATGGTGAGTTACGTCCTATTCTATGGAACAGTGTGGACTGCGGTGACGGTCGGGGTCTCGGCGGCGGTCACCTCGCGGTTGCAAGCAATTGCCAGTCTGTTGGGTCTGTTTATGATCCTTGGTCCATTCGGAATCTGGAGAAGCGTCGCGCTGCCGCTGGCGGCGCTGATATCTACAGGAAGTGCCTCAACCGCGGGGATCGATCCACTCGACCCAAACACGTGGTCAACGTGGTACCTCTACGCCCAGCGAGTCAATCCGATGGATAACTTCGTACAGAACAGCGAGTTCGTCGCCAGTCTGGCCGATTCATCGATCGGGTATCCCGGAAACCTAACGGTTCAACTGTTTGGAATCTTTGTGCTGCTATTTTGGGCAATGGTACCGCTCGCAATGGGCTACTGGCGGTTCGAACGCACTGATCTCGTCTGA
- a CDS encoding MOSC domain-containing protein: MAELRRITTYPIKALDPFDRETGQITDGGVIEDDREYAILDRSADESYDPDTASVSGNGDYINGKRTAAVHRLRSTFDPEARTLMIRIQDETDAHTFDLDDRTELNAWLTDYFGRPVSVRRDASGHHDLRKRDISGPSVISTATLREVASWFPEIEIDSIRRRFRANLEIGGVPPFWEDRLVADHGEAVAFRVGDVRFEGVEPCKRCVVPLRDPDTGEKNDDVRQTFIEKRRETRPEWLDSDRFDSDFRLMTVTNIPTRDWGKTLRVGDSVEIIGTHSYSS; encoded by the coding sequence ATGGCCGAGCTTCGACGCATCACGACGTATCCGATCAAAGCTCTCGATCCGTTCGACAGGGAAACGGGACAGATCACCGACGGGGGAGTGATCGAAGACGATCGTGAGTACGCTATCCTTGACCGATCGGCGGACGAATCCTACGACCCGGACACTGCATCCGTCTCCGGAAACGGCGATTACATCAACGGAAAGCGGACTGCTGCGGTTCACCGACTGCGTTCGACGTTCGACCCAGAAGCGCGCACTCTCATGATTCGAATTCAGGATGAGACAGACGCGCACACGTTCGATCTCGACGACAGAACGGAGCTGAATGCGTGGCTGACCGACTACTTCGGTCGACCAGTGAGTGTTCGTCGGGATGCGAGTGGCCATCACGATCTCCGCAAACGCGACATCTCGGGACCGTCGGTCATCAGCACTGCGACGCTCCGTGAAGTCGCTTCGTGGTTTCCGGAGATCGAGATAGACAGCATTCGTCGTCGGTTTCGCGCAAATCTCGAAATTGGGGGCGTCCCCCCATTCTGGGAGGACCGGCTTGTTGCCGACCACGGTGAGGCTGTTGCCTTTCGCGTCGGTGATGTGCGATTCGAAGGCGTCGAACCGTGCAAACGGTGTGTTGTTCCGCTACGCGATCCCGACACCGGAGAAAAGAACGACGACGTTCGGCAGACGTTCATAGAAAAGCGCAGAGAAACTCGGCCCGAGTGGCTTGACAGTGACCGCTTCGACAGTGATTTTCGACTGATGACAGTAACGAACATCCCGACACGTGATTGGGGGAAAACGCTGCGAGTGGGAGACTCCGTCGAGATCATCGGAACGCACTCATACTCCTCCTAA